A single genomic interval of Meles meles chromosome 9, mMelMel3.1 paternal haplotype, whole genome shotgun sequence harbors:
- the ARL6IP6 gene encoding ADP-ribosylation factor-like protein 6-interacting protein 6 isoform X2: MSFVEGGRRSAPLRRRLDTPVTFSRPAFSTFTQGDSWGEGEVDEEDGCDQVARDLRAEFSAGASSEPRKGSIFRRDGDGSPVLPDKRNGIFPAVADGGAQARRWPVQVLSILCSLLFAILLAFLLAIAYLIVKELHAENLKTEEDIDTGLLGFWTPLIISLSAGFSCCSFSWTVTYFDSFEPGMFPPTPLSPAKFNSLLS; the protein is encoded by the exons ATGTCGTTCGTGGAGGGCGGGCGGCGCTCCGCTCCTCTGCGCAGACGTCTCGACACCCCTGTCACGTTTTCCCGGCCCGCGTTTTCCACTTTCACTCAGGGGGATAGTTGGGGTGAGGGTGAGGTGGACGAGGAGGACGGATGCGACCAAGTGGCGCGTGACCTGCGGGCGGAGTTCTCGGCCGGGGCGTCGTCGGAGCCTAGAAAGGGCTCGATATTCCGGCGGGACGGGGACGGGTCTCCAGTTCTGCCCGATAAGCGCAATGGCATTTTCCCGGCGGTTGCGGACGGCGGAGCCCAGGCTCGGCGGTGGCCGGTCCAGGTTCTCTCAATTCTTTGTTCGCTGCTGTTTGCCATCCTCCTCGCCTTCCTCCTCGCCATCGCCTACCTGATCGTAAAAG AGCTGCATGCTGAGAATTTAAAGACTGAAGAGGACATAGACACTGGCCTACTAG GATTCTGGACTCCACTTATAATATCTCTATCTGCTGGATTCTCCTGCTGTAGCTTTTCTTGGACAGTgacttattttgattcttttgaaCCAGGAATGTTTCCTCCTACTCCTCTTTCACCAGCCAAGTTCAA ctCACTTCTCTCCTGA